CTTTGCTGAGCCAGTTTGATGGCGGTATCGGCCCGAGCGCGATGCGCTACTTCACTATTTATGCCGGGCGTGATGATCGTGAATCCACTACCCGGCTGCTATTGTCGGTCGCGGCTATCGTTTTTACCGGCGGGTTGATCATTTCGCTGACTGTTTTTCTCACCACTGAGAGCATCTTGCAGTTTTTCCGCGTCGATCCGCTTTTCCTTCCCGAAGCGTCTTTTCTTCTGCGCACGCTCACGATGATCATTGCTTTCATCTTGGTGCGGAATCTTCTCAACGCTGTCATTAATGCTAGGCAGCTGTTTCGTTATACCTCGATGGCGATTCTGGCTGGATATGGGGTGTATATCGTTGGGATTACTGCGTCGATCATGTGTGGCTGGGGACTGTACGGCCTGGCATGGACGATGGTGATTCAGCAGGTTGTTGGTTCGATTATCACGGTTCCTGCTGCTGTGCGTTATCTGCGTCGAGCCACTCCGTGGCATATGAATCGCGCTGATCTTGGTGAGTTTTTTCGTTATTCCTGGAAGGTGCAGATCACTGGGCTGACTGGTCTTCTCACCAGTCAGAAGGATCAGTTGGTTGCTGGGCGGCTGCTTTCTGCCCAGCAGTCGGGGCCGATTGGTCAGGGAACGAACTTCGCTCAACAGCTCCGGCAGATGCCGTTGAATGCTACCTATCCGATGCAGGCGCTGACGGGGACTGAGGTCGCCCGGGTGGGGGCTGGTGATGCTGTCACGAAGATTGAGAAACTTCAGCGCATTTGGGTGCGCGCCATCGTGGGTTGGTGCGTGATCGGCGCTATTGCTGCGCTTTTCGCCGTGCGTGCGTGGCTTCCGGACTCTTTCACTCTGGCGGCGCCTGTGGCGGCTGCGTTCATTTTTGGTTCTGTTTTCCAGTTGATCCGCCATGTTGCGAATCTTTGGTGCTTGACGCTAGGGCATTCAGAGATTGAGATGCATGCCGGGGTGGCTAGCTTTATTGTCAATGTCGTGCTGTCGGTGGTGCTTTACTTCCCATTCGGTGTGGGGGGTGTGGTCGCAGCCACGGTTTTAGCGCAGTTGGCTTCTGTTCTCTTTTTTTCTTGGCAGTATCATTCGCGGGTTCCGGTGCGGCCGCGTTTGTACACTCATGAGGTCCCGTTTGTGGGGCTTGTGGCCGGGATTGGTGTCGCAGTGGCTGTCGAGTGGCTTGTGCACCCTTATCTTCCTCGTGGAGCGCTTGGTTTGCTGGGCGGTGCACTGTTAGCTGCACCTGGCATGCTCGTTTATCTAGCGTTAGCTTTTAATAAAGCTGATCTGGCCACGGCTAAGGACATTTTCCGCCGCACTCCCCCATCGCGCTCATAACGGAAGATCCACCCGCAGTCAGTTTTTATATACGAAAGCCCACGGAGATCCTCTACGTGCAGAGCCCTCTCGAAAACAACCCGTCTAATCCATTTCTGAAAAAATCGTTTCGACAGTGGTATTCAGCCACAACTTTATTGGCAATCAGCACATCAACAACTATCGCGGTAACTTTACTTCTAGTAGACATTACTAAAAATACCGCGATCGCTGGGATGCTTAGCGGACTCATTCTTTTTATTCAGCTGTGCATAGGGCCCATTGGTGGCGGCTTAGCTGACGTTACTGATCGACGCACGCTGCTGCGCCGCGCACTTATGACGGCCCTGGCTGCTAACTTAACTACCGTCATCTCTCTTCTTTTGTTTTTTACATACGAAGAACTTCACGGAGGCTGGCTATCTTTTCTTGTAGTTTTTTCTCTTATCGTTTCCGGCGCTGCCGCTGGCATTGCCGATCCTTCGATTGATGCCTCTGCCCGGTCTCTTATCACACCTGCTGAGTTTCCACGGGCGATGAGTGCAGAGCAGGCGCGAAGTTCCACTCTTCACATAGTTGGAAGCCCAGCTTCAGGGGCCATGTATTCTACATTTCCAGCTTTGCCGTTCATTCTTAGAATCGTATGCGATGCGGGCTTTTTACTGACCCTGCAAAGAATCAAGCGAGGTTTAGGGCCAACCGGAACCGAAGCACTTGATTCGAAGTTAAAGATTTTACTTAAGTCACTGTCTGGATATAAAGAATCATTTGCTTTCATACAAAGCAAAGAAGCCTTGAGACGTATCCAGGTAGCGGCACCTCTGATTAATCTCATGGTTTTTTCCGGCACGTCGTGGGCTGTTTTGAATATGTCTCATTCTGGTGCTGGTGGCTTGATTTCCGGGATTACTGTTTCCGGGTTTGCGATTGGGGCACTTCTGGGAAGTTCGATCACCCCTTTCTTAACCGATAGGTTTACTCCGGGCATCCTTGCAATCGCTGGCCTTTCTTGGATGACCATTATTTTTGCCCTCTTGTTTATTTATGGGGGAAATCCGTGGGCCCTTTTCGTTCTTGCGGTTTTAGGCATGGCCCCCTCTCCAGCTTTGAATGGCGGGCTTTTTGGTCATGTTTTTGCTGAAACCCCTGGGGACATGCAGGGAAGGGTGATGGCTACATTCAGCCTCGTTGCTGGCTTGTCGGCCGTAGTTGCTCCAGTTTTTTCAGGGTGGGCAGTTCAGGAAGATTTGAATGTTTTATTAGGTTTCGCCACGTGCTCTGTTGGGATTGTTGGAATTTTGATTCTTGCGTCATCTTCCGCGGTAAGAAATATGAAAAAGTATTAATTATTTATCGGGGTTCACGTATTGAAGTGGACTGAGCGGCTTCCTGCACATCAGATTTTCACGAGGAGCATTAGTGGCTTGGCAGCAAAAACTTAAGGACCTTTGGAATAGCTTTGAGGCGATGTCGTCAGATGAGTTTTCCCGACAATTGGAATCCATTTTGGAGAATCCTGCAATACCTGAATCGCGCCGAGCGTTCGAGGTGGCCTGCAAGTTCGATTCTTTGGGGCGGCCTGACCTCGCGGTGGACGGTTATCGGACTGCCCTAGACCAGGGGTTGGAGTCATATGAGAGTCGTCGCGCGCGGATCCAGCTCGCAAGCTCATTGCGTAACCTGGGCCATCTTGAGGAAGGCTTGAAAGTTCTTTCCAATGAGACCGATCCTCTGGGTGATGGTCTCGATGATGCTGTGGTGCTTTTCCGGGCTCTCCTACTTACCGACTTGGGGTACGAACGGGAGGCGGTAGCGACTTTGGTGCATGCGCTTGCGTCTCATCTCCCTCGGTATGTGAACTCAGCTCACCGTTACGCGGATCTTCTTCTAGAAACAGCCCCACGCCAGGCGAAACTGCAACACACGGATGAAGTGGAGAAGTAACGGCTGATAAGCGTGCATGGTAGCTAGAGTCTTGGGTCATCAGGCGCGATCCATGCAGTTCCTGCTGTATTTCTCGCCATCATTATCCGTTGGAACTCCTGAGGGGCTAGCCAGTGGGAAAGATTTCTAGGTCAGAGCAGGCAATATCAGCAATATTGATGGCCTTCATAGCAATCTTCCTCAATGACTTGCAGTTCGCGCGCACTACGAGAGACTTCCTGTCAATTATTTTTGCATTTGCCGTGTCTTTTTTTATCACAGGCGCAATTTCTTATGGATATAATTGGTTAAGTGACCGACTCTCCGGAGATAAGAAGCATTAATCAATGTTTTTAATCGCACCGTCGCGAAGTCACTCGCGGGAAATCCAGCAATAACTTTCTAAACCGCATCTAACATGCTTTACCATAGATGATGGGGCATTTAACTCTTTAGCGATAGTGCCCATCGGATTATTTAGTGACGCGGTCGCTCGTTCCTCCTGAATTTCCCGTTAGGAGGAACGAGCTTTTTAAGCAGAATTGATGATATCCGTGACGCGTTACTTAAAGGTCAGCTTCTTTTTGAAAAGAAACTTGTTAGGTCTCTAATTGTCCGCGAAATAACTGCGCCGCTAGCCATAAAGAGGATGGCGGACTGAATTGCATCTTCTCTGAGATTCCACGCAAGAAGAACGAGCGTGACACTGATTACAAGTAGCGCAATTACAGAAAAAGCATTCAGCTCCGACCCTGCAGGGCTTGAATCTAATCCAAAATATTTTGTCAAGCTTTTTGGGTTACTGGAACTCATCTGACTATCTCCTTCTGTGAGTTACATGCAGCGTTTTCTGTCTGGCGATTGTGAGGCAAACTCTGCAAACTTTGGATGTTTGATGGGTATAAGTTAACAAGAAAGTTCATGAAATCTACCGAAACGCGCCCAAAGTAACTTTGTCGCCCAGACTTTTGTCGCGAATACAGGCCCGTTAGGGTCGCAGCAGCATACTGTGGGTTATGACAGAGGGTCCGCATGGGCTACGTGAAGATTGTGGCCAACGAGGCATAGTTCTTTCGGTGACCCTTGGGAGCAGAAGTGACAGATTTTGACAAGAATCTTGAAAAGTGCGGTCCCCGAGTTTATGGAGAACATGTTCCTTCGTGGGTGCGCGATGCGAAACGTCAGATCTTGATGGCTGCGGAGTTAGAGATGGAAGATAAGCGGAGAGCTCGGCATATAAATGCTCTTCGTTTCTCTTCTGGGGTAATTATCGACTATGCCCCTGAAGACACCCCAATTAATCCAGTGTGGGGTGAGTTTGTTTTCGATATTGGAAATCAGCTAGAGAGTTTCTGGGAGTTTTACCCGTATACACCTGCGCATCTTCTTGCCGTATGCAATCCGCGTCCAGATCGAGCAGAGATAGCCGTTCTCACTGACCATATTTGCGTATTCCGGAGAAGGATATCTGAAAGTGAGCCTGTCCTGTCGATGTTATCTTCGATAAGATCACAGCTTCTCGAGAATCCGGATGCTAAAAACGTCGCATATTAATGATTTTTTCATTACCGGACGGTAACCAATTCAGGATTCATGATCCATATTGGGTGCGCACTGGTGAATTCAAACTCGCCCACGCTGTATCAGTATTGACGTCGGTTGACACTAGTATTTGGCCAGAGATTGACTCTTCCTGAGGGAACAGGAGTGAACGCTTTGAATAAAAGTAGAGTTCGTATTCTAAAGTGGGTAAGAAGATTTTTCTTCTATTTTGTCGGAATTTCTGGCTTGATCCTGTTGGCTCTAAGTTTCTGGTTCGATACCAAAAAAATCGGGGACACCTTCTGCATGGCTGCGATTATTGCGCATATAGCGACTTGGCCAATCTTGTCTAAGACTAAAGAACCTGATCACCAGAGTTCGCCTCACTGCGATATTTGCCACTAAAGCGCCTCTTACTGGCAGGACCGAAGACAGTAGCGCCACTCATCGTTTTCTGGTTCCTCACTAGCTGATATATCTAGAATTTGACCGCTGGCCAGAGGTACGCGGAAGCGACATTAGAACCAGAGGAGAAACTTAGCCAGTGACGAAAACATGCCGCATCGTCGATTTTTTCCCTTACGAAGCAGATGATGAAGCATTCAGTCCACTGCAAAAGTATATGGAGAAGCACTGCCTCTCTTTTTTTGCCGAAAAATGGCAACGATACTGCTTTTCTTTGCGTTTAGGTACCCGGATAGTTTAGTGAGGCAGCAAGAACTTTTCATTCGGGAGATTCCTAACAGCTGATAGGTATTGGCTTGGCTCAGTTGAGCTGGCTGGGCACAACAGTTGGGGTCCCCTGAGGGTCAGAGAGGTTGAGACTCGGGGCCCGCGAACATGCTTAGCAATCCCACCTGAGCACAGGAACTACTCCCCCCTCACCAGTCGTTCTTCGACAACTCCCGGATGAAAAGCCCCTGCTGCTTAGCTAGGGCATCAAGTAGATTTAAGAACTCTTCATCATCGGCATAGATCTCAGTAGAAAATCCACCCGTGATGCGTATCAAGCAGTTATTCCCGGGAACGTAAACCAGGAAAGCAACTCCTATATCATCGGCAATGATCTTTCGGATGTAACTGACTAATTTCTCTGGCTCGAAGTGGCGAACATTCAAATCTCGTTCCAGTCCAGGAAACTGCTTATAGAACCAATCGGTACCCTCGACATAGATAACGCTATCTGAGTACCTGTACGCGACAAGAAGCAAGAGCATTGCCATTTTTTCAGCAAAAATAGGCCGAAAATACTCTTCCATGTAGTCATGGAGAGGCCTGAAATCATCACCTGTAGCGTAAGGGGTGTAATCAACGATGCGGAATGTTTCCGCCTCTGCCAATTTTTCTATTTTTTCCCAGTGGGCGTCAGCTTCACTCATTTTTCGACGATCTATCTGTTGTTTTTGATGGGTTCGACCCTTCTGGCGCTTTTATCAAGCGACACCGAGGATGACTGCTGTCGTTGCTCCACGGGGAATTTGTCCCAACACCTGGGATGAAAAATGCCCCTGCCACTGGCGGAACTGTGTAACGACTCACTTCCCCGGGGCGGGCTAACCCCTGGAGATGCGGACCTGAACGAGCGTGAACAATCTCTTGTGTTCCACGCCCACGGTGTGGGAATGTTCTTAGGCCGTGGAATCCGCCAGTTTTGGAGGAGTGCTGTTTGGTATTCCCTCCTCCATATGCCCCCAGAAGATCGCGGTTTGGCCTTCAGAGGGTTCGCCAGAGTACGCAAACCGAAAGGAAACCTCCTCTTCAGAGCTTTCCTAGGATCGCAAAATATTTCATTTGATCACACAATCACTTAATCTTTCTACTGAGAAAGGATTAAGTGATCACCTGAACTTCGCAGGTTTCCAGGTGATCGCCACCCATACTTGCTCTCCCGAAGGCAAACGGCCTCATCTTGCTGTGATTACTCAACTCACCTGAGTCGAACAGCTCATTGAGATATTCCCGAAATCTCAGCAATAAAATCAGTTATTTTGGCATACTTCAGTTGAATCAACTGGGGCTGTGATGCAGCGCACTGCTTCACAGCCCCAGTTAGCGAGTTTTAGCGTGCTGAGCCTTATCCAAGCATCTTCCGGAAAGCGGCATCAGCTGCGCAGATGCGTCACTTCAGGCTTTGTTCGGCCCATCGTTAAGGTTGTGGGCTTCGCGGTAGGCCTGCTCAAGACTGGCTGGGATACGGCCACGATCTTTGACCTCGTGCCCTTGAGCACGGGCCCACTGGCGGATGTTTTGCAGCAGTTCAGGCGAACGCGCCGTGTCCCCTGCCTTGGCCTTGCTCTTCGTGGATCGGCGGCCACTGACCCGGTGAGCTTTCGCCACCCAATCAGCAAGTTCACTTCGCAAAATTCCGGCATTCTCGGCCGAAAGGTCGATCTCGTACTGCACACCATCAAGCTCAAACTTCACGACCTCATCGGCTTTACCGCCGTCCATGTCGTCAATGAGGGTTACTTCAACCTTTTTCGCCATAAAATTTTCTCCATTCAAGGAAAGCTTTATTGATTATTTGATCTTAGGGTGCGCATAGCACCCAGCTGGATCGTGATGGCAACACTGCTGTAAATATCACCCTCGCTTCAAAGGCGGTGGGTAGAGTAAACAGCTTCGGAGAGATTGATGACATACTTGCAAGATGCTTTAGCGATTGGACTGCTACCTTGTGAGGTATTGATTTCCTTTTCAGACGACAGATCATCGGCTATGCATACTTGCCGCCACCTCAAACCTCACCTTAGGTGAAATTATAACCTCGTAAACCTTTGAGCCCTAATTTCTTCTGTAAATAATTGCTCAAAGATACACAGGGCCGCAGCCCCTTCAGTGACGCTCGTATCCAAACCACCGATGAGCGAAGGGGAAGCATCAATGATCCAGGATGCGGGAGTGGTTCGCTCGAGCCACAGCGGTATGCGAATTTACACTCAAGTAAGCAAAAGAAGATCAAAAATCAACATCAAAGTGAATAACCGCAACAAGTAAAGCTTGTCATCTAGAGAAGAGATCTTTCATGCGAAAGTTGAAGATTCCTTCATCTCACGCCGAGAAAGCACGAAGTGCCACCCGTGAGCAATCACTCCGAAGAAGATTGAGATATAAGGGCTGAAAAGAATGAGCAGTATGGCTACTGCCGGGATCGACCACGGCATGGAACTCCGCTTAACGATCGCAACCAAATTTGCAGAAAGAACTACTGCCGCAAATAGCTATAAACCATACCAAAGTTCATTCGACAAAGGATTAATCATCCTGCATCCCTCTTGAGCTCTATTAAGTCCGCAAGGAACTTACCACACTCTTACCGAAGGCAGTGACTGTTATGCATCGGCAGAATTGGTGACGCTAGTTCACGACTGACATACATTGATGTGTTCGCCTACATGTATCCGCCCGGGATTCATTACATTCGCATATACACCGATGGACATATTCCGTTCGAGGGCGAGGGGTTTCAGCCACCCTCCCGTGGCCTCGGTGCCATCTTGATTGATGCCA
This region of Dermatophilus congolensis genomic DNA includes:
- a CDS encoding oligosaccharide flippase family protein; this encodes MLTPHRAHSTSSGRHVSSENQKNAGTAKTLMRGMSWQTSCQLIPLIVNLAMTPWIIHGLGPARYSIFMLVTSFTTLLSQFDGGIGPSAMRYFTIYAGRDDRESTTRLLLSVAAIVFTGGLIISLTVFLTTESILQFFRVDPLFLPEASFLLRTLTMIIAFILVRNLLNAVINARQLFRYTSMAILAGYGVYIVGITASIMCGWGLYGLAWTMVIQQVVGSIITVPAAVRYLRRATPWHMNRADLGEFFRYSWKVQITGLTGLLTSQKDQLVAGRLLSAQQSGPIGQGTNFAQQLRQMPLNATYPMQALTGTEVARVGAGDAVTKIEKLQRIWVRAIVGWCVIGAIAALFAVRAWLPDSFTLAAPVAAAFIFGSVFQLIRHVANLWCLTLGHSEIEMHAGVASFIVNVVLSVVLYFPFGVGGVVAATVLAQLASVLFFSWQYHSRVPVRPRLYTHEVPFVGLVAGIGVAVAVEWLVHPYLPRGALGLLGGALLAAPGMLVYLALAFNKADLATAKDIFRRTPPSRS
- a CDS encoding MFS transporter; protein product: MQSPLENNPSNPFLKKSFRQWYSATTLLAISTSTTIAVTLLLVDITKNTAIAGMLSGLILFIQLCIGPIGGGLADVTDRRTLLRRALMTALAANLTTVISLLLFFTYEELHGGWLSFLVVFSLIVSGAAAGIADPSIDASARSLITPAEFPRAMSAEQARSSTLHIVGSPASGAMYSTFPALPFILRIVCDAGFLLTLQRIKRGLGPTGTEALDSKLKILLKSLSGYKESFAFIQSKEALRRIQVAAPLINLMVFSGTSWAVLNMSHSGAGGLISGITVSGFAIGALLGSSITPFLTDRFTPGILAIAGLSWMTIIFALLFIYGGNPWALFVLAVLGMAPSPALNGGLFGHVFAETPGDMQGRVMATFSLVAGLSAVVAPVFSGWAVQEDLNVLLGFATCSVGIVGILILASSSAVRNMKKY
- a CDS encoding tetratricopeptide repeat protein translates to MAWQQKLKDLWNSFEAMSSDEFSRQLESILENPAIPESRRAFEVACKFDSLGRPDLAVDGYRTALDQGLESYESRRARIQLASSLRNLGHLEEGLKVLSNETDPLGDGLDDAVVLFRALLLTDLGYEREAVATLVHALASHLPRYVNSAHRYADLLLETAPRQAKLQHTDEVEK
- a CDS encoding histone-like nucleoid-structuring protein Lsr2; translated protein: MAKKVEVTLIDDMDGGKADEVVKFELDGVQYEIDLSAENAGILRSELADWVAKAHRVSGRRSTKSKAKAGDTARSPELLQNIRQWARAQGHEVKDRGRIPASLEQAYREAHNLNDGPNKA